The Halobacteria archaeon AArc-dxtr1 region CGTCCGTGCTGGCGTAGACGACCAGTTCGTCGCCGGCCCAGCCGTCGGTGTAGGTCTGGTCGTACTCGTACTGTGCGCCGCCCGCGCCGCCGGGCGAGAGGAAGCCGGATGGATCGAGGACCGAAGGGGAGCTGTCGCGGGTTCCGTCCGCGAACATCGCGACCATGCCGGCCTCGCCGATCGTGTCGCGTGCGACCTCGCCGTCGACCTCGTACTGCTGCCAGCCCTCGTCCGAGCGGTCCGCGACCTCGATCGATCGCGGCTCGCGGTCCTCACCGGGACGGATCACCTCAGCCGAACTCGCGGGTGGGTCGTCGTAGGCGGCGTTGACGGCGTCCCACCCGCCGGTGTCGAGCAGGTGATCGACGTACGCCGGACCGTCGACGTAGGGGTAGATGGTGCTGAAGTACAGCCCCCAGTTGAACGACGATGGCGGCGGACTCGGATTCGTCTCGGGAAGCGTACAGTCCCACGCTGTGTCACAGCGATCTGCATACTCGCGTTCGACCCAGACCGCGTCACCCTCGACGAGACCGTTGACTGCGTGATCTTGATCCTGCGTCTCACGGTCGAAATCCGCCAGCCCGAAGTGCTGGTCCTGGAGGGCGTGAAGCAGCTCGTGGGCGAGGGTTACTTCGTCGAGTTCGGGCTCGTCTGCCTGCTCGGAGACGAGCACGATACGCTCGTCGCCGGGATCGTAGAAGCCGAGCACGGAATCCCCATAGAGGGTCTCGCGGGCGTCGCCGGCGTCCCGGTCGCGGTCGGCGACGAACAGCGCCTCGAGCCGGACGTTCTCGACGAACGCCTCCTCGGAGCTGCGATCGGCGACGAGTTGCTCTTCGTCCTGGAACTCCTCGCGCGAGAGGACCTCGACCGGCGGCGTCTCCTCGAAGGGGAGTTCGCGGATCTGCTCGACCCGGGCCATCGACCGGTAGACCACCGCGTCGAGTTCGTCGTCGACCACGACGGCGTCGTCGCGGTCGTCGACTGGTAGCGTGTCGTCGTACCAGTAGCCCTCGACGTAGCCGAGCGTCTCCGCGGTTTCGTGATTCCCGGTGCGGTCGTCGTCGCCCGCGACCGAATCGAAAAGGGGGACCCCGCCGAGCGCCAGCCCAACGACGAGTATCGATGCGACGGCGAGGACGGAGAGGAGAACCGATCGATTCGAAGGCATCTCAGGTGCGATGGCGGATGATATGACCCCGGTGCTAAAAAGCGCGCCGCCACCTCGTCAGGGGGGTTTTGAGGGGAGACTCCCTACGACCGACTATGACACTCGAACCGAACGAGACTGCACTCGTCGTGGTGGACATGCAAAACGGCTTCTGTCACCCTGACGGGGCGCTGTACGCACCGGGAAGCGAAGCCGCGGTCGAGCCGGTCGCCGACCTCGTCTCGCGGGCCCGCGAAGCCGATGTCCAGGTGATCTACACCCGAGACGTTCACCCGCCCGACCAGTTCGACGAGACCAACTACTACGACGAGTTCGAGCAGTGGGGCGAACACGTCCTCGAGGGATCCTGGGGTGCCGAGATCGTCGACGATCTCACCGTCCGAGACGACGACCACGTCGTCGAGAAACACACCTACGACGCGTTCTATCAGACCGAACTGGAGGGGTGGCTAGAGGCACGGGACATCCAAAATCTCGCCTTCTGTGGAACGCTCGCCAACGTCTGTGTCCTCCACAGTGCCGGGAGCGCCGGACTGCGAGATTTCCGGCCGATCCTGGTCGAAGACTGCATCGGTGCCATCGAGGACGACCACCGCGAGTACGCACTGGACCACGCCGAGTGGCTCTTCGGCGAGGTCGTCTCGAGTGAGGCGGCCGTGCTCCCCTTTTGAGAGGATGACCCTCCGTGGTGACGCCACGAGGGCGCCTGTAGATGGGAGCCCGATTTAGCGAGTGCAATCGTTGAGCCACAGAGGGAGGGGCTCCGGCCCTTCAGAGTAGGTATGATCGAACCGGTCTCACCTGTCGTTCAGACCGCGATCTATCTTGATTCAGCGAGAGAATCCCGCCCTTCCCGCGAAGGACGAGTGTTCCGACGCTCAGTCGGAACCGAGGACTGAGCAGGGCGGGAGTGAATCGCGTAAGCTCTGGTGAGAAGCCGCCGAGTTACTGCTGGTCTTGAGTCTCCAACGTGTCGAGTCCGGCTTCTAACAACTCTGTATAGGCTTCTGATAGCGTCAGATCGCGTTCCTCTGCGAAGTCTTTGATACGTCCCTGTAACGTGTGGGTTATTTCTACGTTTGGTCGCATGGTCCAACAGTCTTTTATGCACGGAAACCTAACAATCTGTCGTCGTGAAGCGTGCCAACACGTTTGCCGTGCGACCGCTCACCGACGACGATGAGCAGGTGCTACACGACCTGTTGGACGCTTCCGCCGCTCTCTGGAACGAGATCAATTACCAGCGTCTCATGCGCTACAACGACGAAGACGGCTTCGACGGTGACGTGTGGGACGCCGATACCGGCGCTCTCGAAGGCAAATACAAAGGCGTTCTCGGTGCGTCTACCGCTCAAACTGTCCGGCGAGCAAACAGCGAAGCGTGGCGGTCGTTCTTTCGATTGAAAAAGAAGTTTCACGACGAGTCGAACACGTCGGTTACGGAACACCCGGAACCGCCGGGCTTCCGTGGCAACGAAGACGACGGACGTGTTCTCAAAGGCGTCGTCCGAAAGGACGCTTACACCGTCGAATGGAGCGACCGCTCTCGGCTTGAGATGGTTGTCGGAAAAGAACTCCGTGATAGGCACAACAGCCCGAAAAGCCGTCTTCGGCTCGAAATCGTTGGTAAACCAAGCTGGCCCGACTACGAGGACCAGAGCCGGTTGGAATTGTGGTACGACGAGACTGACAACACCTTCCGAGCTTCGCAACCCGTGACTGTTTCTGACGAGACACGGGATACTCCACTGGCCGATGAAAAGGCCGCTCTGGACATTGGTGCAAACAATCTCGTCGCCTGTACCACCACGACCGGCGAGCAATACCTCTACGAAGGCCGCGAGTTGTTCCAGCGATTCCGTGAGACGACGCGAGAAATATCCCGGTTGCAGTCCAAGCTACCGGAAGGCCGATACAGTAGCGAGCGTATCCGGCGACTGTATCGGAAACGGACTCGTCGCCGCGACCACGCACAAGAGACACTGTGTCGTGACTTGCTCGAACGGCTGTACGGCGAGGGCGTGGACACGGTGTATATCGGCGGTTTGACCGATGTACTCGACACCCACTGGTCGGTTGAGACGAACGCCAAGACCCACAACTTCTGGGCGTTCAAGCAGTTTACCGAGCGACTGGCGTGTAACGCCGAGGAATACGGCATCTCAGTCGAAGTGCGGTCAGAGGCATGGACCAGCCAAGAGTGCCCCCAGTGCGGTTCGACAGACCGAACGACACGGCACCAAGACACGCTCACCTGTCCGTGTGGATTCGAGGGGCACGCCGACCTTACAGCGTCAGAAACGTTCCTGAGACGGCACACAGAGAAAGCAGTCAGGCCGATGGCACGGCCCGTGCGGTTCGAGTGGGACGACCACAACTGGTCGGAGTTACCACGCTCTCACCGTCCCAAAGAACAGCGCACAGACCCGAGTACCGTCCACCGTGACGGGAATGTTGCTTCCGGCGAGTCTTAGACCGGCTGAGACTCCCACGGAGGAAACCGCGCCGTTTACGGCGCGGAGGATGTCATCTCTACTGTCTCAGTGTCATGGTAGTCGGGCTCTACATAGACGGTCGTGTCTGGACCAAGGCCCGGTAGCGCCCGTTGGTCACTCCCCCCGAAAGATGCGGTAGGCGCCCTGTCCGGTCGCAACTTCCCGCGTCTCGCCGTCTGGTGTGGTGCTCTCGACGACGACCTCGCTGACGCCGACCGTCGAACCGACGCGGACCACGTCGGCGGTAGCGGTCAGGTCGCCAGTCGCGGGCCGCAGATAGTTAACGTTGAGCGTGATCGTGGCCACGTCCGCCGAAATCGGATTCTCGAGTTCGGTCCGAAGCGAGAGTCCGCCTGCCGTATCGATCAGCGTCGCGGCGATGCCGCCGTGGATATCCGGCCGCGTCCCCTCGGGCGCCTGCGGTCGTGCGTTCGTCAGCTTCTCGTCGTACGGAATCGAGAGCGTCAGGGTTCCGGTGTCGAGATGCTCGACACCGGTGCCGATCCACGAGAGAAACTCCTGGTGATCGTCGACGTAGTGCTGTAACAGCGTTTCGAGATCGCCCTCACCGAGCGGGTTCGACGACGTGTCGGAATCTACCATACGGTCCGTTCACGAGCCGCGCTCTTGATCGCTGTGCTTCGGGCCCGACTCGCCGTATCGATCGCCTAAATCGGAGTCGGCGTATCGATCCAGAAAACGTATCAAAAGCCGTGAGCCAACGCTTTTGACGCCGTCTGTCGGTGAACGAACGTATGAGCGCCGACCGACCAGCAGGTGTGATCGACCGATGACAGACGAGACGACCACCGCACCGATTCCCGGCGACGACGAGCCCTGGGAACGGCTACTGGAGGACGCCAGAACCATCGAGACGGAGTTCCGTGAGGCGGGCTGGACGACCGTGGCGGTCGAGCCAGAGCGCGTCGAGCCTGTCGAGACCGGCGAACGAGTCGGACTCCGAGCGATCGTCAGCGACGAGGCGTACGTCGCAGTCGAGGACGTCGTCTCCAGTGCGGACGTGACGTTCAGCGCGGTCGACGTCTACTACCAGACGTCGGGAGAGACGACGGTCGTCCTGGCGGT contains the following coding sequences:
- a CDS encoding Hvo_1808 family surface protein, with amino-acid sequence MPSNRSVLLSVLAVASILVVGLALGGVPLFDSVAGDDDRTGNHETAETLGYVEGYWYDDTLPVDDRDDAVVVDDELDAVVYRSMARVEQIRELPFEETPPVEVLSREEFQDEEQLVADRSSEEAFVENVRLEALFVADRDRDAGDARETLYGDSVLGFYDPGDERIVLVSEQADEPELDEVTLAHELLHALQDQHFGLADFDRETQDQDHAVNGLVEGDAVWVEREYADRCDTAWDCTLPETNPSPPPSSFNWGLYFSTIYPYVDGPAYVDHLLDTGGWDAVNAAYDDPPASSAEVIRPGEDREPRSIEVADRSDEGWQQYEVDGEVARDTIGEAGMVAMFADGTRDSSPSVLDPSGFLSPGGAGGAQYEYDQTYTDGWAGDELVVYASTDVDPATDLDAALSESGYVWQTEWTEESEAEAFLEGYRSLLEIHDAEAVSETGDVYEIDADYPGAYAIEHDGDTVTIVRAPSVDDLSAIEPGVTTGQNGGAGSVDEPADDDSSSAIDAIPGLGAPVAVVALLVAVLAIRHRS
- a CDS encoding cysteine hydrolase translates to MTLEPNETALVVVDMQNGFCHPDGALYAPGSEAAVEPVADLVSRAREADVQVIYTRDVHPPDQFDETNYYDEFEQWGEHVLEGSWGAEIVDDLTVRDDDHVVEKHTYDAFYQTELEGWLEARDIQNLAFCGTLANVCVLHSAGSAGLRDFRPILVEDCIGAIEDDHREYALDHAEWLFGEVVSSEAAVLPF
- a CDS encoding transposase — protein: MKRANTFAVRPLTDDDEQVLHDLLDASAALWNEINYQRLMRYNDEDGFDGDVWDADTGALEGKYKGVLGASTAQTVRRANSEAWRSFFRLKKKFHDESNTSVTEHPEPPGFRGNEDDGRVLKGVVRKDAYTVEWSDRSRLEMVVGKELRDRHNSPKSRLRLEIVGKPSWPDYEDQSRLELWYDETDNTFRASQPVTVSDETRDTPLADEKAALDIGANNLVACTTTTGEQYLYEGRELFQRFRETTREISRLQSKLPEGRYSSERIRRLYRKRTRRRDHAQETLCRDLLERLYGEGVDTVYIGGLTDVLDTHWSVETNAKTHNFWAFKQFTERLACNAEEYGISVEVRSEAWTSQECPQCGSTDRTTRHQDTLTCPCGFEGHADLTASETFLRRHTEKAVRPMARPVRFEWDDHNWSELPRSHRPKEQRTDPSTVHRDGNVASGES
- a CDS encoding PaaI family thioesterase, which codes for MVDSDTSSNPLGEGDLETLLQHYVDDHQEFLSWIGTGVEHLDTGTLTLSIPYDEKLTNARPQAPEGTRPDIHGGIAATLIDTAGGLSLRTELENPISADVATITLNVNYLRPATGDLTATADVVRVGSTVGVSEVVVESTTPDGETREVATGQGAYRIFRGE